Proteins encoded by one window of Chryseobacterium aquaeductus:
- a CDS encoding peptide MFS transporter — protein sequence MNLTIDEIQDFKGKYPKQIWSLFFSEMWERFCFYGMRGMLVFFMISQLNFHEKEANLQYGATQAFVYAFTFVGGLFADKILGFRKSLFWGGLLMIVGSLILATNPHDFFFLGIAFTVVGTGFFKPNISSMVGQLYKPNDSRADAGFSLFYAGINLGALLGGYLCIAIGKGEIFSSIISESMRWNVAFGLAAFVMVISLINFVFTQRSLGTIGLQPGHPESELQSAPMPKWKEYGVYILSLIFIPIIMKMVSVPEYTDYFMLTVGPLTLIYLFYEMSKVTAAERKKLWAALVFILFSILFWGIYEQSGGSLSIFAAKNLNKDLLGLDPNGVNNSGGAFFIIFLAPLLGLLWIWMSKRKIEPNTIIKFGLGFIFLGLGYYVLFATRLFADLQGITSLNFFTIALLVITLGELCLSPIGLSIMTKLSTKNLQGMMMGMWFLASAYGQYVAGIIGASLVSTNENASNYDALITYTEGYKQLAIYAIIAGVVLILISPLVKKLMQGVK from the coding sequence ATGAACTTAACTATAGACGAGATACAAGATTTTAAAGGAAAATATCCAAAACAGATCTGGTCACTCTTTTTTTCCGAAATGTGGGAACGCTTTTGCTTCTACGGAATGCGCGGAATGCTTGTTTTTTTTATGATTTCGCAACTTAATTTTCATGAAAAAGAAGCAAATCTTCAGTACGGTGCAACGCAGGCTTTCGTTTATGCCTTTACTTTTGTGGGCGGACTTTTTGCAGATAAAATCTTAGGTTTCAGAAAATCACTTTTTTGGGGCGGACTATTAATGATTGTAGGAAGTTTAATTTTAGCAACCAATCCTCACGATTTTTTCTTTTTAGGGATTGCTTTTACCGTAGTTGGAACCGGATTTTTCAAACCCAATATTTCCTCAATGGTCGGTCAGCTTTATAAACCCAATGACTCAAGAGCTGACGCTGGTTTTTCACTATTTTATGCAGGAATTAATCTAGGAGCATTGCTGGGTGGTTATTTATGTATTGCAATTGGTAAAGGAGAAATTTTCAGCAGCATCATTTCTGAAAGCATGAGATGGAATGTAGCTTTTGGTTTAGCTGCTTTTGTAATGGTTATAAGTTTAATTAATTTCGTATTTACGCAAAGAAGTTTAGGTACAATTGGCCTTCAGCCGGGACATCCTGAAAGCGAATTACAATCTGCACCAATGCCAAAATGGAAAGAATATGGAGTTTATATATTATCTCTTATTTTCATCCCGATTATTATGAAAATGGTTTCGGTTCCGGAATATACAGATTATTTCATGTTAACTGTAGGACCATTAACGCTTATTTATCTGTTTTATGAAATGTCTAAAGTGACAGCAGCCGAACGTAAAAAACTTTGGGCTGCTTTGGTTTTCATACTGTTTTCAATTCTATTTTGGGGAATTTATGAGCAAAGTGGCGGTTCGCTAAGTATTTTTGCTGCCAAAAATTTAAATAAAGATCTTTTAGGATTAGACCCAAATGGCGTTAATAATTCCGGAGGTGCATTTTTTATTATTTTCTTAGCTCCACTACTCGGTCTTTTGTGGATTTGGATGAGCAAAAGAAAAATAGAACCCAACACCATCATTAAGTTTGGTTTAGGATTTATTTTTCTGGGCTTAGGATATTATGTACTTTTTGCAACTAGATTATTTGCTGATTTACAAGGAATTACTTCATTAAATTTCTTCACCATAGCTTTATTGGTTATTACATTGGGAGAGCTTTGTCTCTCACCGATCGGATTATCAATCATGACAAAACTTTCTACAAAAAACCTTCAGGGAATGATGATGGGAATGTGGTTTCTTGCATCTGCTTATGGGCAGTATGTTGCAGGAATTATTGGTGCAAGCTTAGTTTCTACAAACGAAAATGCGTCAAACTATGATGCACTAATAACTTACACAGAAGGTTACAAGCAATTGGCTATTTATGCAATAATTGCCGGTGTGGTATTGATTTTGATATCTCCATTGGTCAAAAAGCTCATGCAGGGAGTAAAATAA
- a CDS encoding T9SS type B sorting domain-containing protein, translated as MKKTLLLVLFVLSQMLYSQADCSTALSVCGNSNITYSPTGIGAVNESLGGCLTTGEHNSIWYKLTIATSGTLAFNLVPNDPDADYDWAVYGPNVACGSLGAPIRCNAATVIGVGAATGLNMTSTITSAAGGSTTPYCQYLDVVAGQTYYLYIDNWVGAGASTTAPFSLTWGGTATLASPFTDPALQPNPFLPPGLPAANPADPREILICVSPAVFDFSTLSVVILNGNPNFVISYHTTQNDALAGTSPITAPITVNTATVYYYSIRYQDPANPNNPLNFCRQISPFKFKQGNITALDKTLLACNNNKIGTGIFNLTTAGVFTGPNVIIKYFPTMANLVAGTNEITNLTQYVSAGGVIYAFVKTAEGCSDTAAITLNFYPEVIVNDAVLRFCALQENLVTASFNLTTANITSQTGVTKKYYKSLQDAISGTNEIPAMMASNYISPNGVVYIKVTDENSCYGIAKITLQVIPPVYSTVLKDKTICMEDRTTLDAGAGFVGYEWSTGATIQAITDVGVGTYWVKLKTGECISYQTVTVYASEQPMISSVEISNTTVTVNANGGKAPYQYSMDNVNWQNANVFNNITRGDHVVYVKDSYDCEPVSVAIVVPNLVNVITPNGDGINDIIDYSALGHKQNLVFNIFDRYGNKIFQADKFNNFKWDGTAGGKKVPTGNYWYSVTWNENNKKNTLFKYTGWVLVKNRE; from the coding sequence ATGAAAAAAACTCTACTTCTTGTTCTTTTCGTTCTTTCACAAATGTTGTATTCTCAGGCAGATTGTTCTACAGCATTATCAGTATGTGGAAATTCAAATATTACCTACAGTCCTACAGGAATCGGTGCTGTAAATGAGTCTTTAGGAGGTTGTCTTACCACGGGCGAGCATAATTCAATTTGGTATAAGTTAACGATTGCTACCAGCGGGACGCTTGCTTTCAATTTGGTTCCAAATGATCCGGATGCAGATTATGATTGGGCAGTTTATGGTCCGAATGTAGCTTGCGGAAGTCTGGGAGCACCAATAAGATGTAATGCTGCAACAGTAATCGGCGTGGGAGCGGCAACTGGTCTTAACATGACGAGTACAATAACGAGTGCTGCAGGAGGTTCTACTACGCCATACTGTCAATATCTGGATGTTGTGGCTGGTCAAACATACTATTTATATATTGATAATTGGGTGGGTGCCGGTGCCAGCACTACTGCTCCTTTTTCTCTAACTTGGGGAGGAACAGCAACTTTAGCATCTCCTTTTACAGATCCTGCTTTGCAACCCAATCCTTTTTTGCCACCAGGATTACCTGCTGCGAATCCTGCAGATCCTAGGGAAATATTGATATGTGTAAGTCCGGCAGTTTTTGATTTTTCTACTTTGTCTGTGGTAATTCTTAATGGCAATCCGAATTTCGTAATTTCTTATCATACTACTCAAAATGACGCTTTGGCAGGAACAAGCCCGATTACGGCTCCCATCACTGTAAATACAGCTACGGTTTATTATTACAGTATTCGTTACCAGGATCCTGCAAACCCCAATAATCCTCTGAATTTTTGCCGACAAATCAGTCCTTTTAAATTCAAACAAGGAAATATTACAGCTTTGGATAAGACTTTGCTGGCTTGTAACAATAATAAAATAGGAACGGGAATTTTCAATTTGACTACTGCCGGTGTTTTCACAGGACCAAATGTGATTATTAAATATTTTCCCACAATGGCTAATCTAGTTGCAGGAACCAATGAAATTACAAATCTTACCCAATATGTATCTGCAGGTGGAGTTATATACGCTTTTGTGAAAACAGCCGAAGGTTGTTCTGATACCGCAGCTATAACATTGAATTTTTATCCTGAAGTCATCGTGAATGATGCTGTTTTACGTTTTTGTGCATTGCAGGAAAATTTGGTCACTGCATCTTTTAATCTTACAACTGCGAACATAACATCTCAAACAGGAGTAACCAAAAAATATTATAAATCTCTACAAGATGCTATTAGTGGAACAAATGAAATCCCGGCGATGATGGCTTCTAATTACATTTCTCCAAATGGAGTTGTCTATATAAAAGTAACAGACGAAAATTCTTGTTATGGTATTGCCAAAATCACTTTGCAAGTTATTCCGCCAGTATATTCTACTGTCTTAAAAGATAAAACCATCTGTATGGAAGATAGAACAACATTGGATGCAGGCGCAGGATTTGTCGGTTATGAATGGAGTACAGGTGCGACTATACAGGCAATTACAGATGTTGGTGTAGGAACATATTGGGTAAAATTAAAGACCGGTGAATGTATTTCTTACCAGACAGTGACTGTTTATGCATCTGAGCAGCCCATGATTTCAAGTGTAGAAATATCCAATACTACGGTTACTGTGAATGCTAACGGTGGTAAAGCACCTTATCAATACTCTATGGATAATGTCAATTGGCAAAATGCTAATGTTTTTAATAATATTACCAGAGGTGATCATGTGGTTTACGTAAAAGATTCTTACGATTGCGAACCTGTAAGTGTTGCTATTGTTGTCCCTAATTTGGTAAATGTAATTACACCGAATGGAGACGGCATCAATGATATTATAGATTACTCTGCATTGGGGCACAAACAAAATTTAGTATTTAACATCTTTGACAGGTATGGAAATAAGATTTTCCAGGCAGATAAATTTAATAATTTTAAATGGGACGGAACCGCAGGCGGGAAAAAAGTGCCAACCGGAAATTATTGGTATTCTGTAACTTGGAATGAAAATAACAAAAAGAACACCTTATTCAAATATACAGGTTGGGTATTGGTTAAAAATAGAGAATAA
- a CDS encoding peptide MFS transporter has translation MKTKHPKGLPYLFFTEMWERFGYYLILGIFVLYMIDSEKGGLAFDDKNADDIFGTFIALTYLTPFLGGFLADRVLGYIKAIYIGGFLMGLGYIGVGLFKELPLFYGSLALIIIGNGFFKPSISTLLGNLYNEEPYKANKDAGYNIFYMGINIGAFVCNIIAAFMRNKYGWGPAFMTAGVGMFVGLLVFTIGRQHILQANILKPVQEGDTKISDVLLKVFLPAIIFGLIGWFIPDNVFGSDSTDAFIFACVPVIYFYVMLYVKANAEDKKPIGALLAIFAVSLMFWAVFKQNGTALTRWANYYTDRTVPAPLEKPLEAIYLVDKKDYQDKEVSVYDDQYQVKKDKDGNALKEQGKDIYFRNISDLDRKSMGGNQPSEVNLYNTELFQSINPGWVILLTPIVVAFFMMLRRKGKEPSTPSKIVLGLFISALSCLVMVGAVYAGQNGLVKVSALWLVAAYGVITVGELCLSPMGLSLVSKLSPPRLTALMMGGFFLSTSIGNKLSGVLASFWYDYDNKANFFIVNFGLLLLATLLGLSILKRLNKIMKEKGVN, from the coding sequence ATGAAAACCAAACATCCAAAAGGCCTTCCCTATTTATTTTTCACGGAAATGTGGGAGCGTTTCGGCTATTACCTTATCCTCGGAATTTTCGTTCTGTACATGATTGACAGCGAAAAGGGCGGACTGGCATTTGATGATAAAAATGCTGACGATATTTTCGGAACTTTTATTGCCCTCACCTATCTGACACCTTTTCTTGGTGGTTTCTTAGCCGATAGAGTTTTAGGGTACATCAAAGCAATCTACATTGGAGGATTTCTTATGGGATTAGGTTACATTGGAGTTGGTTTGTTTAAAGAACTGCCTCTTTTCTACGGTTCATTAGCTTTAATTATTATCGGAAATGGTTTTTTCAAACCAAGTATTTCCACATTGTTAGGAAATCTTTACAACGAAGAACCTTACAAAGCCAATAAGGATGCTGGTTATAATATTTTCTATATGGGAATCAACATCGGAGCATTTGTCTGCAATATTATTGCCGCTTTTATGCGTAACAAATATGGTTGGGGACCAGCTTTCATGACGGCTGGTGTCGGGATGTTTGTTGGTTTATTAGTTTTCACAATCGGAAGACAGCATATTTTACAGGCAAATATTCTAAAACCTGTACAAGAAGGAGATACCAAAATCTCAGATGTTTTACTGAAAGTTTTTTTACCGGCGATTATCTTCGGATTGATTGGATGGTTTATCCCTGATAATGTTTTCGGAAGTGACAGCACAGATGCCTTTATTTTTGCCTGCGTTCCGGTAATTTATTTTTATGTGATGCTTTATGTAAAAGCCAATGCAGAAGACAAAAAACCAATCGGTGCTTTACTGGCAATTTTTGCCGTGAGTTTAATGTTTTGGGCAGTTTTCAAACAAAATGGAACTGCATTGACTCGTTGGGCAAATTATTATACCGACAGAACCGTTCCTGCTCCTTTAGAAAAACCTCTGGAAGCCATTTATTTAGTTGATAAAAAAGATTATCAGGATAAAGAAGTTTCCGTATACGACGACCAATATCAGGTAAAAAAAGATAAAGATGGAAATGCTTTAAAAGAACAAGGAAAAGATATTTATTTTAGAAATATTTCAGATTTAGATCGTAAAAGCATGGGTGGAAATCAGCCATCTGAAGTTAACCTTTACAACACAGAGCTCTTCCAATCTATAAATCCTGGCTGGGTAATTTTACTCACGCCCATAGTTGTCGCATTTTTTATGATGCTCCGTCGAAAAGGAAAAGAACCAAGTACACCCTCAAAGATTGTGTTAGGATTGTTTATTTCTGCATTATCGTGTTTAGTAATGGTAGGTGCTGTGTATGCCGGACAAAACGGTTTGGTAAAAGTTTCAGCATTGTGGCTGGTAGCAGCATACGGAGTGATAACGGTGGGTGAACTCTGCCTTTCACCAATGGGATTATCTTTGGTGTCAAAACTTTCTCCGCCACGATTGACAGCATTAATGATGGGAGGATTTTTCCTTTCAACCTCTATCGGAAACAAGCTTTCAGGAGTTTTAGCAAGCTTTTGGTATGACTACGATAACAAAGCGAATTTCTTTATTGTGAATTTTGGGCTGTTACTTTTAGCGACACTTTTAGGTTTATCAATTTTGAAAAGATTAAATAAAATAATGAAGGAAAAGGGAGTTAACTAA
- a CDS encoding S9 family peptidase, which translates to MKKFLLTISLVAIFQNVTAQEITLDKIYSGYYRGKGIAGITSMKNGENYLVIEQGGIAKYSYKTSQKEGNLVDGSFESYEFSSDESKILLLKESQTIYRHSFLGKFDIKDLKSGKMISLNEGKFVQEPRFSPDATKISFIVDNNLFFQDLNSGKITQITEHGVKNKVLNGLADWVYEEEFGHARLYEWTKNSADILFVKLVETDVPEIFIPVYGKSLYPSEMRYKYPKAGEKNSIATAHIYHLADGKKTKVNLDQFKNYYIPNVIQTSNADEIVLITSQRTQNASDVLKVNTKTGEAKKLFTETDEKWIDTDNVTLEFLEDNSFLWASERDGFRHLYWFDKDGKLKKQVTKGNWEVTDYYGYNPKSKEIFMQTTEKGSINKVVSKINIENGKSQMISNGDGNNSANFSKNYNYFIETSSTASKPYTFVLKDGNGKQLKELQNNDDQLKKLQADNFAVKEFITIPNEAGDQMNAWIIKPKNFDPNKKYPLFMFQYSGPGSQQVANSWDNGNALWFEMLAQKGYIIACVDGRGTGFKGAKFKKVTYKNLGKYEIEDQIAAAKWFGTQKYIDKTRIGIFGWSFGGYMASLAMTKGADVFKTGIAVAPVTNWRYYDSVYTERFLLTPQENPAGYDDNSPTTYANLLKGKFLLIHGTADDNVHFQNSMEFSEALIQNKKQFEFMAYPDKNHGIYGGQTRPQLYQKMTDFILENL; encoded by the coding sequence ATGAAAAAATTCTTACTTACAATCAGTCTTGTTGCGATATTTCAAAATGTAACTGCACAGGAAATCACTTTAGACAAAATATATTCAGGATACTACCGTGGAAAAGGCATTGCCGGAATTACATCGATGAAAAACGGTGAAAATTATCTGGTCATCGAGCAAGGCGGAATTGCTAAATATTCTTACAAAACCTCACAAAAAGAGGGAAATCTCGTTGATGGCAGTTTTGAAAGCTATGAATTTTCTTCTGATGAATCTAAAATTCTTTTGCTGAAGGAGAGTCAGACGATTTACAGACATTCTTTTTTAGGTAAATTTGATATTAAAGATTTAAAATCCGGCAAAATGATAAGCCTCAATGAGGGAAAATTTGTTCAGGAACCGAGATTTTCTCCCGATGCTACCAAGATATCTTTTATCGTTGATAATAATTTATTTTTTCAGGATTTAAATTCAGGAAAAATTACTCAAATTACTGAGCACGGTGTAAAAAATAAAGTTTTAAACGGTTTAGCCGACTGGGTTTACGAAGAAGAATTCGGGCACGCTAGATTGTATGAATGGACTAAAAATTCTGCCGATATTTTATTCGTAAAATTGGTGGAAACTGATGTCCCGGAAATCTTTATTCCGGTGTACGGAAAATCACTTTACCCGAGTGAAATGCGTTACAAATATCCGAAAGCCGGAGAAAAAAACTCAATTGCGACGGCGCATATCTACCATTTGGCTGACGGAAAGAAAACAAAAGTGAATTTAGATCAATTCAAAAATTATTACATTCCAAATGTGATACAAACTTCCAATGCTGATGAAATTGTTTTGATCACTTCACAAAGAACCCAAAATGCTTCTGATGTTTTGAAAGTAAATACAAAAACCGGTGAGGCAAAAAAACTTTTCACAGAAACTGACGAAAAGTGGATTGATACCGATAATGTAACTCTGGAATTCTTGGAAGACAATTCTTTCCTTTGGGCTTCTGAAAGAGATGGCTTCCGTCATCTGTATTGGTTTGATAAAGATGGAAAGCTTAAAAAACAGGTTACAAAAGGAAATTGGGAAGTAACAGATTATTATGGATACAACCCAAAATCTAAAGAAATATTTATGCAGACAACCGAAAAAGGAAGCATCAATAAAGTAGTTTCTAAAATCAATATCGAAAATGGAAAATCACAGATGATTTCTAATGGTGATGGAAATAATTCTGCGAACTTCAGCAAAAATTACAATTATTTTATTGAAACTTCGTCTACAGCTTCTAAACCTTATACTTTTGTCTTAAAAGACGGAAACGGCAAACAACTGAAAGAACTTCAAAACAATGATGATCAGCTGAAAAAATTACAGGCAGATAATTTTGCTGTAAAGGAATTTATCACGATTCCAAATGAAGCCGGAGATCAAATGAATGCGTGGATTATTAAGCCTAAAAACTTTGATCCAAATAAGAAATATCCTTTATTTATGTTTCAATATTCCGGTCCGGGATCGCAGCAGGTTGCCAACTCGTGGGATAATGGAAATGCACTCTGGTTTGAAATGTTAGCACAAAAAGGATACATCATTGCTTGCGTTGACGGACGTGGAACAGGTTTTAAAGGCGCAAAATTTAAAAAAGTAACCTATAAAAACTTAGGTAAATATGAGATCGAAGACCAGATTGCTGCTGCAAAATGGTTTGGAACTCAAAAATATATCGACAAAACAAGAATCGGAATTTTCGGATGGAGCTTCGGAGGTTATATGGCAAGTCTGGCAATGACAAAAGGTGCTGATGTTTTCAAGACAGGAATTGCCGTGGCACCTGTAACCAACTGGAGATATTATGACTCTGTGTATACTGAAAGATTTTTGTTGACACCACAAGAGAACCCTGCAGGTTATGATGATAATTCACCAACAACTTATGCTAATTTATTAAAAGGTAAATTTTTATTAATCCACGGAACTGCCGATGACAACGTACATTTCCAAAATTCTATGGAGTTTTCTGAAGCTTTGATTCAAAACAAAAAACAGTTTGAATTTATGGCTTATCCTGACAAAAACCACGGAATTTATGGCGGACAAACAAGACCTCAGCTGTATCAGAAAATGACAGATTTTATTTTGGAGAATTTGTAA
- a CDS encoding nuclear transport factor 2 family protein yields the protein MNCKISHFMQDLNSLNLQELEKWFTDETVIWIPPAKEISGKTRVLALFRAIFRRYEKIEWNVSEIFNLGDDKYFYLTDSLGNLLGRDSYRNQICTVIQFSESGKILYLSDYFKDTESFN from the coding sequence ATGAATTGTAAGATCAGCCATTTTATGCAGGATTTGAACTCCTTAAATCTTCAAGAACTTGAAAAATGGTTTACTGATGAAACTGTAATCTGGATTCCGCCAGCAAAAGAAATTTCCGGGAAAACCCGTGTCTTGGCATTATTCAGAGCTATCTTCAGACGATATGAAAAAATCGAATGGAACGTTTCTGAAATTTTCAATTTGGGAGATGATAAATATTTTTACCTTACCGATTCTTTAGGAAATCTTCTCGGAAGAGATTCTTACAGAAATCAAATCTGTACGGTCATCCAGTTTTCAGAGTCTGGAAAAATCCTTTATTTATCAGATTATTTTAAAGATACTGAATCATTCAACTAA
- the glgP gene encoding alpha-glucan family phosphorylase, whose product MDFKNFKIPYGINEKYSKKVAYFSMEFALEQVLKIYSGGLGFLAGSHMRSAYNMKQDLVGIGILWKFGYYDQARNHDQTLQPTWTKKMYSFLEDTGIKFQIEIHSAPVWVKVWYLDPEIFNTAPMFFLSTDVPENDHISKTISHKLYDSNESTKLAQYILLGKGGAKLMDELNLEREVYHLNEAHGLPAAFYLLKKYGGNLQKVKEKLVFTTHTPEEAGNEKHNLKLCYDMSYFSGMSLEEVKKLEGSDGELFNHSLCALKMARIANGVSQLHGVVSRAMWSKYPGICEIKSITNAQDFKYWGDKELYNAKDENNDTIFDYRKKLLKKRLFKIVADQTGNLFDPNTFTIVWARRFAGYKRADLLLHDKDRFYKLLNNSKYPVQIIWAGKPYPMDYSSISTFNTLVEESNNYKNMAVLTGYELSLSKSLKQGSDLWLNNPRVPREASGTSGMSAAMNGSVNLSTDDGWIPEFAKHGENSFVVPKCDYENMSIYEQDNYDLNKLYEILENEILPTYYDDPNKWRKIQQNAMNDVKDQFNSDRMADEYYQILYNQNK is encoded by the coding sequence ATGGATTTTAAAAATTTTAAAATACCTTACGGCATCAACGAAAAATACTCTAAAAAAGTAGCCTACTTTTCAATGGAATTTGCCTTAGAGCAAGTATTAAAAATATATTCCGGCGGTCTGGGATTTTTGGCAGGTTCGCACATGAGAAGTGCTTACAATATGAAACAGGATCTGGTGGGGATCGGTATTCTCTGGAAATTCGGATATTACGATCAGGCAAGAAATCATGACCAGACTTTGCAGCCTACTTGGACCAAGAAAATGTACAGCTTTCTGGAAGATACTGGCATCAAATTTCAAATTGAAATACACAGTGCACCGGTTTGGGTAAAAGTTTGGTATCTGGATCCTGAGATTTTCAATACTGCACCGATGTTTTTTCTTTCGACAGATGTTCCGGAAAACGACCATATCTCAAAAACAATCAGTCACAAACTCTACGATTCTAACGAATCTACAAAATTGGCTCAATATATTTTATTGGGAAAAGGCGGAGCAAAATTGATGGACGAGCTGAATCTTGAAAGAGAAGTTTACCACTTGAACGAAGCTCACGGACTTCCTGCTGCCTTTTACTTATTAAAAAAATATGGCGGAAATCTTCAGAAAGTAAAAGAAAAATTAGTTTTTACAACTCACACTCCCGAAGAGGCCGGAAACGAGAAGCATAATTTGAAATTATGTTACGATATGTCTTACTTTTCCGGAATGAGCCTGGAAGAAGTAAAAAAACTAGAAGGTTCTGACGGCGAGCTTTTCAATCACTCTCTGTGCGCTTTGAAAATGGCAAGAATTGCCAACGGAGTTTCTCAACTTCATGGCGTGGTTTCAAGAGCAATGTGGAGTAAATATCCCGGAATTTGTGAAATTAAATCGATTACGAATGCACAGGATTTCAAATATTGGGGCGACAAAGAACTTTACAATGCTAAGGATGAAAACAACGACACCATTTTTGATTACCGCAAAAAACTATTAAAGAAAAGATTGTTTAAAATAGTTGCCGATCAAACCGGAAATTTGTTTGATCCCAATACTTTTACCATAGTTTGGGCAAGAAGATTTGCAGGGTACAAACGTGCTGATCTTTTGCTTCATGATAAAGACCGTTTTTATAAACTTTTGAATAATTCAAAATATCCGGTACAGATTATTTGGGCAGGAAAACCTTATCCGATGGATTATTCTTCAATCTCAACCTTTAATACATTGGTGGAAGAAAGTAATAATTACAAAAACATGGCAGTTTTGACGGGTTACGAACTTTCTTTGAGCAAATCTTTAAAACAAGGATCAGATTTATGGCTAAATAACCCAAGGGTTCCAAGAGAAGCATCGGGAACATCGGGAATGTCTGCAGCAATGAACGGCTCTGTAAATCTTTCTACCGATGATGGCTGGATTCCTGAATTTGCAAAGCATGGAGAAAATTCTTTTGTAGTTCCGAAATGCGATTACGAAAATATGAGTATTTACGAGCAGGATAATTATGATTTAAACAAATTATATGAAATTCTTGAGAATGAGATTCTTCCAACCTATTATGATGATCCCAATAAGTGGAGAAAGATTCAACAAAACGCTATGAATGATGTAAAAGACCAATTCAACAGCGATAGAATGGCTGATGAATATTATCAGATACTCTACAATCAAAACAAATAA
- a CDS encoding peptide MFS transporter — protein MDTVQKKGHPKGLYFLFFTEMWERFSYYGMRAIFILFMTKVLLMKDADASEIYGSYTGLVYLTPLLGGYLCDKFLGNRRSIVIGGLLMAIGQFFMFFSASAGTNGGITLMWIGLTSIIIGNGFFKPNISTMVGQLYPANDRRIDSAFTIFYMGINLGAFFSPLVCGSMDFKWGFLAAGVGMLLGLVAFVLGQKKYLVSEEGKAIGLPVKKLDAKSIGMIIGSIAIIFFMLNFKQMFKSDIDIISYFIYGAMVAMPILILTDKSLTKVEMQRIIVVFILAFFVIFFWGAFEQAGASLTLFADRQTERSLFGWEMPASYFQSVNPLAVIILAPIFSIIWGFLYIRKLEPSSPKKMALGLALVALGYVVIAIAVKGLGIEDKVSMWWLISLYIIHTMGELCLSPIGLSMVSKLAPLRLSSLLMGTWFLANAAANKFAGTLSALIPPTAGAEATTGPVVNPSFLGYQITNLYEFFMVFIVMTGAAAAILFVLSSWLQKMMHNDKLGMVEEIAK, from the coding sequence ATGGATACAGTACAAAAGAAGGGTCATCCTAAAGGTCTTTACTTTCTATTTTTCACAGAAATGTGGGAGAGATTTAGTTATTATGGAATGAGAGCTATTTTCATTCTCTTTATGACCAAAGTATTACTTATGAAAGATGCAGACGCATCTGAAATATATGGAAGTTATACAGGATTAGTTTATCTAACACCACTTTTGGGAGGTTATCTTTGTGATAAATTTTTAGGAAATAGAAGAAGTATTGTAATCGGTGGTCTTTTGATGGCGATTGGTCAGTTTTTTATGTTTTTTAGCGCATCTGCTGGAACAAATGGAGGAATTACTCTAATGTGGATTGGTTTGACATCTATAATTATCGGAAATGGTTTTTTCAAGCCAAACATTTCTACAATGGTGGGACAATTATATCCTGCAAATGACAGAAGAATTGATAGTGCATTTACAATTTTTTATATGGGTATCAACTTAGGTGCATTTTTCTCACCATTAGTTTGCGGCTCGATGGATTTCAAATGGGGTTTTTTAGCTGCTGGTGTAGGAATGTTATTAGGTTTAGTAGCTTTCGTTCTAGGACAAAAAAAGTATCTTGTATCTGAAGAAGGAAAAGCAATTGGTCTTCCCGTTAAAAAATTAGATGCTAAAAGTATCGGAATGATCATAGGATCGATAGCAATAATATTTTTTATGTTGAACTTTAAACAAATGTTCAAAAGTGACATAGATATAATAAGTTATTTTATCTACGGAGCAATGGTGGCAATGCCTATTTTGATTTTAACCGATAAAAGTCTTACAAAAGTTGAAATGCAAAGAATTATCGTTGTTTTCATTTTGGCATTTTTTGTAATTTTCTTTTGGGGAGCTTTTGAACAAGCAGGAGCTTCATTAACTTTATTTGCAGATCGTCAAACTGAGAGAAGTCTTTTTGGTTGGGAAATGCCTGCTTCATACTTTCAGTCTGTTAATCCTTTGGCTGTTATCATATTGGCTCCTATATTCTCAATCATTTGGGGCTTTTTATATATTAGAAAACTCGAACCATCTTCTCCTAAAAAAATGGCTTTAGGTTTAGCTTTAGTTGCTTTAGGATATGTTGTTATTGCAATTGCTGTAAAAGGATTAGGAATAGAAGACAAAGTTTCAATGTGGTGGCTTATTTCTCTTTATATCATCCATACAATGGGTGAGCTATGTCTATCACCAATAGGATTGTCTATGGTTTCAAAATTAGCACCATTAAGACTTTCATCTTTACTGATGGGAACTTGGTTTCTTGCTAACGCAGCAGCTAATAAATTCGCAGGTACTTTAAGTGCTTTAATTCCTCCAACTGCCGGAGCTGAAGCTACAACTGGTCCTGTAGTGAATCCATCATTTTTAGGATATCAAATTACCAATCTTTATGAATTCTTCATGGTTTTCATCGTTATGACTGGTGCAGCTGCTGCAATCTTATTTGTATTGAGTTCTTGGCTACAAAAGATGATGCATAATGACAAATTGGGAATGGTAGAAGAGATTGCAAAATAA